TCGGGcgtgtggccagaaaggtcgtcaAGTccgtgccgtcgtaactttgaacggtcgcgaAATGAGCCGTTGCGCGCCGCGAACCCCCTGGGAGAGAGCTCTGCCGAAGGCCCGGCGCTCCGAAGGGTTTGTGAGGTGGGTCCTGacggcttctcctcctcctcctcctctgctttccTTCCCCGCAGCAGTAACCATTCATGGAGGAACATACGGTCACGCAGACCGAGCACATGGCAACCATAGAGGCCCACGCCGTGGCCCAGCAAGTCCAGCAGGTCCACGTGGCCACGTATACGGAGCACAGCATGCTGAGCGCCGACGAGGATTCCCCCTCTTCGCCCGAGGACACGTCCTACGACGACTCGGACATCCTCAACTCCACGGCCACCGACGAGGTGACCGCCCATCTGGCCGCTGCAGGTAGGTTGACTCCGCTGACTTCTGGCTGCCTTCTTTGAGAAGAAGGCAGGTGGCGGCACACAGGACCCTTCACACAGGTGAAGGCAGGGGAGGGCAGGTGGAGGCACACAGGACCCTTTCCCAGCCCCCTCCTTCAAGAGGGTGTGGcaacaatttattttttttgaagtttCCTGCTTTTTGACATCTTATTCAGCCAAGACCTGGGAAGGGGTCTGGCAAAGACCCTCAAAATTAAAACATGGAAAACTGACAGTGATTGATCAAGGCCGCCCTTTGGATTTTGTGGTTTTGttgttttatctatctatctatctatctatcttctatctatctatctattctacctatctacctatcatctatttacttatttatttatttattcatctatctatctttctatctatctatctatctatctatctattctacctatctacctatctatttacttatttatttatttattcatctatctatctatctatcttctatctatctatctatctaatctacctatcatctatttacttatttatttattcatctatctatctatctatctattctacctatctacctatcatctatttacttatttatttattcatctatctatctatctatctatctatcttatctttcattatctttctatcttatctttcattgtctgtctgtctgtcatctatcattatctaccttctatctatctttcattagctatcatctatttatctatctctattttctCTTTCATTATCTATCtgtatcaatctatcatctctttcattatcttctatttatcttctatctTTCACTAgctatctatatatttatattttcattatctATCGACTTTCATCTATCTGTGTATCAATCTATcatcaaagagccgaggtggcgcagtggttaaatgcagcactgcaggctacttcaactgactgcagttaggctgttcaaatctcaccggctcagggttgactcagccttccatccttccgaggtgggtaaaatgaggacccggattgttgttgggggcaatatgctgactctgtaattagagagggctgaaagccctatgaagcggtatataagtctaactgctattgctattctctctgtctgtctgtctatagatctatctatctatctatctatctatctatctatctatctatctatcatctatctatctaccgtatCTTCTAtttcattatctatcatctatgtctatcatctatcattatctttCTTCTATTTATGTATCAATTATCATTCATTAGTTATCTATTTATCTTCTCtttcattatcatctatctatgtgtaTCAATCCATCATCTTTCATTATCTTctacctatcttctatcta
Above is a window of Thamnophis elegans isolate rThaEle1 unplaced genomic scaffold, rThaEle1.pri scaffold_252_arrow_ctg1, whole genome shotgun sequence DNA encoding:
- the LOC116523396 gene encoding nuclear respiratory factor 1-like, whose amino-acid sequence is MEEHTVTQTEHMATIEAHAVAQQVQQVHVATYTEHSMLSADEDSPSSPEDTSYDDSDILNSTATDEVTAHLAAAGPVGMAAAAAVATGKKRKRPHVFESNPSIRKRQQTRLLR